The Aquidulcibacter paucihalophilus genome has a window encoding:
- a CDS encoding CocE/NonD family hydrolase: protein MVPMRDGVRLATDIYLPAGPSGPRSVILERTPYNKTGTSHADRTRARLEPLSKPEIAAQFARAGYVYVLQDCRGRYGSGGRFSKYLNEAEDGFDTLTWLADQPWCDGRIGMTGLSYSAHVQAAVAALGHPSLAALFMDSGGFSSGYHSGIRQGGAFELKQLTWAYRHALLAPATVTDPVRRTALEAQDIGAWARVNPWRAGHSPLTSAPEYEDFVVGLWSRETFGPFWQQPDICAAAHYDRFSDVPMVFMSSWYDPYALSATDNFSALSRMKTGPVRLVMGPWTHGQRSVSHAGDVDFGPHATLDGALAEDYVALRLAWFDKHLRGDRPAVEPLGAPVRLFVMGGGSGRRTAGGRLDHGGRWVEEADWPPRATLPTAYHLSADGGLTTAVAAPGQCHWHHDPFEPVPTIGGAVASGAPLMEAGGFDQRETEALFGATLPGRALADRDDVVTFQTGPLPDAVEITGPIVAHLWVSCTAVDTDVTVKLVDVYPPSPDYPEGFALNLTHGILRLRFRDGFDAVRPMRPGEVYEVEIRAFPTANLFAAGHRIRLDIASSNFPHFDVNPGTGVPAGEASDPVLAVCTVHIGPDTPSRILLPVRPARDE from the coding sequence ATGGTGCCGATGCGTGACGGCGTCCGCCTGGCGACCGACATCTATCTGCCGGCGGGCCCATCCGGACCCCGCAGTGTGATCCTGGAGCGAACGCCCTACAACAAGACCGGCACCAGCCATGCGGACCGGACCCGTGCGCGACTCGAGCCCTTGTCAAAGCCCGAAATCGCGGCCCAGTTCGCTCGTGCCGGGTATGTCTATGTCCTGCAGGATTGTCGGGGCCGTTATGGTTCCGGGGGCCGCTTCTCCAAATATCTGAATGAGGCCGAAGACGGCTTCGACACCCTGACCTGGCTCGCGGACCAGCCCTGGTGCGACGGTCGCATCGGCATGACCGGACTGTCCTACTCGGCGCATGTCCAGGCTGCGGTCGCGGCCCTCGGCCATCCTTCGCTGGCGGCCCTTTTCATGGATTCCGGGGGCTTCTCCAGCGGCTATCACAGCGGCATTCGCCAAGGCGGAGCCTTCGAGCTGAAGCAGCTTACCTGGGCCTATCGGCATGCCCTGCTCGCACCCGCCACCGTGACTGATCCGGTCCGTCGCACGGCCCTGGAGGCACAGGACATCGGAGCCTGGGCCCGGGTGAACCCCTGGCGGGCCGGCCACTCGCCCCTGACGAGCGCGCCCGAGTACGAAGATTTCGTCGTCGGTCTCTGGTCGCGCGAGACCTTCGGTCCGTTCTGGCAACAGCCCGACATTTGCGCCGCGGCCCACTACGACCGGTTCAGCGATGTGCCCATGGTCTTCATGAGCAGCTGGTATGACCCCTATGCCCTGTCCGCGACCGATAACTTCTCTGCGCTCAGCCGGATGAAGACTGGACCCGTGCGGCTGGTGATGGGCCCCTGGACCCATGGCCAGCGCTCGGTCAGCCATGCAGGCGACGTGGACTTCGGCCCGCACGCCACCCTCGATGGGGCATTGGCCGAGGACTATGTCGCCCTGCGGCTGGCGTGGTTCGACAAGCATCTTCGGGGCGACCGCCCGGCGGTCGAGCCTCTGGGCGCACCGGTCCGTCTTTTCGTCATGGGCGGCGGCTCGGGACGCCGAACGGCAGGCGGCCGACTGGACCACGGCGGGCGTTGGGTGGAGGAAGCCGACTGGCCGCCGCGCGCAACCCTTCCCACCGCCTATCATCTGTCGGCAGATGGCGGGCTTACGACCGCCGTCGCGGCACCAGGCCAATGCCACTGGCACCATGACCCGTTTGAACCGGTGCCGACCATCGGTGGAGCGGTGGCCTCCGGTGCGCCCCTGATGGAAGCGGGCGGCTTCGACCAGCGCGAGACAGAGGCGCTGTTCGGCGCGACCTTGCCGGGCCGGGCACTGGCGGACCGCGACGACGTTGTGACATTCCAGACCGGGCCCTTGCCGGACGCGGTCGAAATCACCGGTCCGATCGTGGCCCACCTGTGGGTGTCATGCACGGCCGTCGACACCGACGTGACGGTGAAACTCGTCGATGTCTATCCGCCGAGCCCCGACTACCCCGAAGGCTTCGCCCTGAACTTGACCCACGGCATTCTGCGCCTACGCTTTCGGGACGGCTTCGACGCGGTGCGTCCTATGCGACCGGGGGAAGTTTATGAGGTCGAGATCAGGGCTTTCCCTACGGCGAACCTGTTTGCCGCAGGACACCGCATCCGACTGGACATCGCCTCGAGCAATTTCCCGCATTTCGACGTTAATCCCGGAACCGGTGTTCCCGCGGGAGAGGCGAGCGACCCGGTCCTCGCGGTCTGCACGGTGCATATCGGCCCGGACACGCCGTCGCGGATCCTGCTTCCGGTCCGGCCTGCCCGTGATGAGTGA
- a CDS encoding AbgT family transporter: MTDAADPAPGSGPALSPRRGGWLDRIERLGNALPDPVFILAGCILVLVAVSVVAAAAGWGATNPITGERLVSVSLLSGENITRLLVEMPQTLTRFPPLGLVLTVMLGAAVAERSGLFAALLGGGVRRLPSPLLTPAVFIIGLFSHHAADAAYVVLIPLTALVYAKAGRHPLAGVAIAYAGISGAFAGNIIPGQFDLLMLGITAPAAQLIDPAYGVNPLGNWWFTLAIGVLFTPIAWYVTDRIIEPRLGRWTGGFPDGVEEADALGVLSGAQRRGLIWAGVVAMVVVTVFAALVLWPGGGPLLDMSEQGPRRLAPFYGSLVAAFMILFLGCGWAYGAVSGTIPSHRTLIRMMAEGMRDVAPYIVLAFFAAHFVALFAWSNLGPVLAVNGADALRGLDLPRPLLLVSLLGMSSGLDLLIGSASAKWSAMAPVVVPMLMLLGVSPEMTTAAYRMGDSIFNIVTPLASNFPLVLIICQRWQRDFGIGSMIALMLPYSVAFGLAGIALVTAWVSLALPVGPGAPATYSPPAAIVQSQVGPS; encoded by the coding sequence ATGACGGACGCCGCCGACCCCGCCCCAGGTTCCGGGCCAGCCCTCTCGCCAAGGCGGGGGGGCTGGCTCGACCGGATCGAACGCCTGGGCAATGCCCTGCCGGATCCGGTCTTCATCCTCGCGGGCTGCATTCTGGTACTGGTCGCGGTGTCGGTTGTCGCCGCTGCGGCCGGCTGGGGCGCGACCAACCCCATCACCGGCGAGCGCCTCGTCTCCGTCAGCCTGCTCTCGGGCGAGAACATCACCCGCCTGCTCGTCGAAATGCCCCAAACCCTGACACGGTTTCCTCCACTCGGGCTTGTGCTGACCGTGATGCTGGGGGCAGCCGTGGCTGAACGCTCCGGCCTGTTCGCGGCCCTGCTCGGCGGTGGGGTTCGGCGGCTGCCTTCGCCGCTGCTCACGCCTGCTGTCTTCATCATCGGCCTGTTTTCGCACCATGCAGCGGACGCGGCCTATGTCGTCCTGATCCCGCTCACGGCCCTGGTGTACGCCAAGGCCGGTCGTCACCCCCTGGCCGGCGTGGCCATTGCCTATGCCGGGATCTCGGGGGCCTTTGCCGGCAACATCATTCCTGGCCAGTTCGACCTTCTGATGCTGGGCATCACAGCTCCTGCTGCGCAGCTGATCGATCCCGCCTACGGCGTCAATCCACTGGGGAACTGGTGGTTCACCCTTGCGATCGGCGTCCTGTTCACACCGATCGCCTGGTATGTGACGGATCGCATCATCGAGCCCCGCCTCGGCCGTTGGACGGGAGGCTTCCCCGACGGCGTGGAGGAAGCGGACGCGCTCGGCGTCCTCTCTGGCGCTCAGCGTCGGGGCCTGATCTGGGCGGGCGTCGTAGCCATGGTCGTCGTCACCGTCTTCGCAGCCCTGGTGCTTTGGCCGGGCGGTGGCCCATTGCTCGACATGTCCGAGCAAGGCCCCAGACGCCTTGCCCCCTTCTATGGGTCACTGGTCGCGGCCTTCATGATACTCTTTCTCGGATGCGGCTGGGCCTATGGCGCGGTCTCGGGCACCATCCCGTCGCATCGAACTCTCATCAGGATGATGGCTGAGGGGATGCGCGATGTGGCCCCCTACATCGTGCTGGCCTTTTTTGCCGCCCATTTTGTCGCCCTCTTCGCCTGGTCGAACCTCGGGCCGGTACTGGCGGTCAACGGTGCCGACGCCCTGAGGGGGCTGGATCTGCCGAGGCCGTTGCTGCTCGTTTCCTTGCTCGGAATGTCGTCAGGGCTCGACCTTCTCATCGGTTCAGCCTCCGCCAAATGGAGCGCCATGGCACCCGTCGTGGTGCCGATGCTGATGCTTCTGGGCGTATCGCCGGAGATGACTACGGCCGCCTACCGGATGGGCGACTCGATCTTCAACATCGTTACCCCGCTGGCCAGCAATTTCCCGCTGGTTCTCATCATCTGCCAACGTTGGCAGCGGGATTTCGGGATCGGGTCGATGATAGCCCTGATGCTGCCCTACAGTGTCGCCTTCGGCCTGGCGGGGATCGCCCTGGTTACAGCCTGGGTCTCGCTGGCCCTGCCGGTAGGCCCCGGGGCCCCGGCCACCTACAGCCCCCCCGCTGCGATCGTCCAGTCCCAGGTGGGGCCGTCGTGA
- a CDS encoding EVE domain-containing protein has translation MDQVRRIVQNTVTLAGLAQIQLNASNSERLTPELQSLLNDRAIELGREYLKAQLDWPLDTLTAAEERIVRAVSAYIGLKVRGGTNANLTIRQIKNRGGLLAAAEAAVDKVRPTAGFETLTEAGLDELSYEQIILDHPEEFSSRALWNARRTLGLPNTLPKAPSKSGTPIQEQTDRLLDWLMSRRGPDRRIAPFTNAEGAAALGWPDLQVFGRAYGNLQSRLDFACYRAGLPPLGLTAEQAFARAWGVKDRDWRYPVEAMRLAANTRAWSNADFDLIRAEANALPGQAHIAWQESIATEESAVRAWAEGLAPDTAGEDNPADEASTRQDAAGSRNPVWSRDELILALELYFSLTGSAFGKTDHRILELSTVLAELAASRGVAGQSDFRNPNGVHMKLMNFRSFDPEYTSDGRVGLTRGNRLEAVLWEEFATDLVALGRAAEDIRQSIQLVPSSSAVVPYWVFVCNPKKWNIDRFLAAGIERDTWGVRPSDRQRFAPGQLGIVRVGVDQRTNAERQGKPRLDAGIYALCEVESEAFDGIGASEPYWAEGQAREPGWPTVNIRYLRSFAEAPLTIEQLKRDASELSPLLLNGFQAASFPISESDFRAVLDLLSVSVEDAAAAVPTEPVEPHDLSDLEARYQSACPEVKHRVSRTIERGPIGALVKKRNGYRCQVCEALGADPIGFRKRSGAPYVEAHHVMPVSRGQVGSLAASNILTACANHHRQLHYGDVEVRIEPSTFEITIDGRVLSLPKSAVL, from the coding sequence ATGGATCAAGTTCGACGGATAGTTCAAAACACGGTTACGCTGGCCGGTCTCGCGCAGATCCAACTGAATGCGAGCAATAGCGAGCGGCTAACACCAGAACTGCAAAGTCTGCTGAATGACCGTGCGATTGAGCTGGGGCGGGAGTATCTCAAAGCGCAACTCGATTGGCCCTTGGACACGCTGACTGCCGCCGAAGAACGGATCGTTAGAGCAGTTTCAGCTTACATCGGCTTGAAGGTGAGAGGGGGCACGAACGCAAACCTCACCATCAGACAAATCAAGAATCGAGGCGGCCTTCTTGCCGCCGCTGAAGCGGCCGTAGACAAGGTGCGACCGACCGCCGGTTTCGAAACGCTGACCGAAGCTGGACTCGATGAGCTGTCCTACGAGCAGATCATCCTTGATCATCCGGAAGAGTTTTCCAGCCGGGCCCTGTGGAATGCACGCCGAACCTTAGGCCTGCCCAACACCCTGCCGAAAGCCCCGTCTAAGAGCGGAACTCCGATTCAAGAGCAGACCGACCGACTGCTTGACTGGCTGATGTCGCGCCGGGGCCCCGATCGGCGAATAGCGCCGTTCACGAATGCCGAGGGGGCTGCCGCTTTGGGATGGCCGGATCTGCAGGTCTTCGGCCGAGCGTATGGCAACCTGCAATCACGCCTGGATTTTGCATGTTATCGCGCCGGACTGCCGCCGCTTGGTCTCACAGCAGAGCAAGCGTTTGCACGCGCGTGGGGAGTGAAGGACCGGGATTGGCGGTATCCCGTCGAAGCCATGCGCCTTGCGGCAAACACCCGGGCTTGGTCGAACGCTGACTTCGACCTCATACGAGCCGAAGCCAATGCCCTGCCGGGACAGGCGCATATCGCCTGGCAGGAGTCGATCGCGACAGAGGAGAGCGCTGTGCGAGCCTGGGCGGAAGGCTTAGCGCCCGATACTGCCGGAGAGGACAATCCGGCCGATGAAGCCTCGACGCGTCAGGATGCTGCTGGTTCTCGCAATCCGGTTTGGTCTCGCGACGAACTTATCTTGGCACTCGAACTGTATTTCTCGCTTACCGGCTCGGCCTTCGGAAAGACGGATCATCGCATTCTGGAGTTGTCGACTGTCCTCGCGGAGCTGGCTGCTTCACGAGGGGTGGCAGGCCAGAGCGACTTTCGAAATCCAAATGGCGTGCACATGAAGCTCATGAATTTTCGGAGCTTCGACCCCGAATACACATCAGACGGGCGGGTCGGGCTGACGCGGGGCAACCGGCTAGAGGCGGTGCTCTGGGAAGAGTTCGCAACGGATCTCGTTGCGCTCGGGCGCGCGGCGGAGGACATCCGTCAGAGCATCCAGTTGGTGCCGTCATCGTCGGCTGTCGTTCCGTACTGGGTCTTCGTCTGCAATCCAAAAAAGTGGAATATCGACCGTTTTCTGGCCGCTGGGATTGAACGCGACACCTGGGGGGTAAGGCCATCGGATCGCCAGCGATTTGCACCAGGGCAACTCGGCATCGTCAGAGTGGGCGTAGATCAGCGCACCAACGCGGAACGACAAGGGAAGCCGCGCCTCGACGCCGGGATCTACGCGCTCTGTGAGGTTGAAAGTGAAGCGTTTGACGGCATAGGCGCTTCCGAACCCTATTGGGCCGAAGGCCAGGCGCGCGAACCAGGTTGGCCGACAGTCAACATCCGCTACCTGCGATCATTCGCTGAAGCGCCGCTTACGATCGAACAGCTGAAGCGAGACGCCAGTGAGCTCTCGCCCTTGCTGTTAAATGGGTTCCAGGCGGCTTCATTTCCGATCTCGGAATCCGACTTCCGAGCTGTCCTCGACCTGCTGAGCGTCTCGGTCGAAGACGCCGCTGCAGCTGTACCTACCGAACCCGTAGAACCTCATGATCTCTCAGACCTTGAGGCGAGGTACCAATCCGCGTGCCCCGAGGTGAAGCATCGCGTTAGTCGCACGATCGAGCGGGGCCCTATCGGTGCGCTTGTGAAGAAGAGAAACGGTTATCGCTGCCAAGTCTGCGAAGCGCTTGGCGCCGATCCAATCGGATTCCGAAAACGGTCCGGTGCCCCCTATGTCGAGGCCCATCACGTTATGCCGGTGTCGCGCGGGCAAGTCGGGTCTCTTGCAGCGTCCAACATTTTGACCGCCTGCGCCAATCACCATCGCCAGCTGCACTATGGAGATGTCGAGGTTCGGATCGAGCCATCGACCTTTGAGATTACGATCGACGGTAGAGTGCTGAGCTTGCCTAAATCAGCGGTGCTGTAG
- a CDS encoding CapA family protein: protein MPRPRRVFRVALLGQALIEHAATEAEWPGRSAIAARLAGADAVFTNLETVIRGTRAGAPTRELLTLHAAGPEIIETLKSVDVGLLTTANNHAFDLGAGGILDTLAAIRAAGLVTSGSGSHLAEASAPAYLPTVTGRVAVVGFATGKVREGGMATPTRPGVNELRRGADGVPDPGDESRILTAIREAATRADLVIACHHNHDWEEDNALVPGWQEELARRCVDAGADVFAGHGSPLPQGVGLYRGKPLLYGLGNFIFQTEKVAGSYPPDAWTSVIAEVERAPDGTLRTSLVPVTMNETGLGGENDLSTRGFPSLAGPQAAAAILSRLDRLSRALGGRVSPSGSVGALVSPI, encoded by the coding sequence TTGCCGCGCCCCAGGCGAGTATTCCGGGTCGCCTTGCTGGGCCAGGCCCTGATCGAACATGCGGCGACCGAGGCGGAATGGCCGGGCCGGTCTGCCATAGCCGCCCGGCTGGCCGGTGCCGACGCGGTCTTCACCAACCTTGAAACCGTAATCCGGGGGACGCGGGCCGGAGCGCCTACACGCGAGCTCCTGACCCTGCACGCCGCCGGGCCCGAGATCATCGAGACGCTCAAGTCCGTCGATGTCGGCCTTCTGACTACGGCGAACAACCATGCCTTTGACCTCGGCGCGGGCGGCATCCTCGACACCCTGGCCGCGATCCGGGCCGCCGGTCTGGTCACCTCGGGCAGCGGCAGCCATCTCGCCGAGGCCTCGGCCCCCGCCTACCTCCCGACGGTCACCGGACGCGTGGCCGTCGTCGGATTCGCGACCGGCAAGGTTCGCGAGGGGGGGATGGCCACCCCTACGCGTCCGGGCGTCAACGAGCTGCGCCGAGGCGCGGATGGCGTGCCGGACCCGGGCGATGAGTCCCGGATCCTGACCGCGATCCGGGAGGCGGCCACCCGGGCCGACCTGGTCATCGCCTGCCATCACAACCACGACTGGGAGGAGGACAACGCCCTCGTCCCCGGCTGGCAGGAGGAGCTGGCGCGTCGCTGCGTCGATGCCGGCGCCGACGTCTTCGCCGGTCACGGTTCCCCCCTGCCACAGGGCGTCGGTCTGTACCGGGGCAAGCCTCTGCTCTACGGCCTAGGCAATTTCATCTTCCAGACAGAGAAGGTGGCGGGCAGCTATCCTCCCGATGCCTGGACCAGCGTCATCGCCGAGGTCGAGCGCGCACCCGACGGCACCCTGCGAACCTCTCTCGTCCCTGTCACCATGAACGAGACCGGCCTTGGGGGCGAGAATGACCTGAGCACCCGCGGCTTCCCCAGCCTGGCCGGGCCCCAGGCCGCGGCTGCCATTCTGTCCCGGCTTGACCGGCTGTCCCGTGCCCTGGGCGGAAGGGTTAGCCCGTCAGGCAGTGTCGGTGCTCTGGTCAGTCCGATCTGA
- a CDS encoding MBL fold metallo-hydrolase: MRLTVHRATDQIGGNCIELSTAEGRIILDVGRPLDAPNDAVGLLPATLDRDRPLDGVLVSHPHQDHYGLLEETPAHWPVYSGAATERLMQLTASIFGKPMQRDFRSWTTGQANQIGPFTVTPYLTDHSAFDAHMLLIEAAGKRVLYSGDFRTHGRKSKLVERLMGSPPPDIDVLLMEGTNLGSDKQCMTETDLEDDYVALFRATKGRVFVAWSAQNIDRTVTLYRACLKTKRTLVIDLYTAEVLDALAAHGRLPQPDWSSIKVVITSAFSRLYKRKGEEVFVTRMAGNGISAKALAASPEKWVIMVRPSLIKDYEPAGVSPTADDAWSYAMWRGYLKNEDGQRLQNWFDQGGAAAKHLHTSGHASPSDLRAFANAMKPKTMVPIHGVAWDTDVEGFPPITRLVDGQPLEL, translated from the coding sequence ATGCGTCTGACCGTTCATCGCGCCACTGACCAAATCGGTGGCAACTGCATCGAGCTTTCGACCGCCGAGGGCAGGATCATTCTCGACGTCGGCCGACCGCTCGACGCGCCAAACGATGCAGTTGGACTCCTACCCGCAACTCTCGACCGCGACCGACCGCTTGACGGCGTGCTGGTCTCTCACCCCCACCAGGACCACTACGGTCTGCTCGAGGAAACACCGGCGCACTGGCCGGTCTACAGCGGGGCGGCGACTGAGCGGCTGATGCAGCTGACGGCGAGCATCTTCGGCAAACCAATGCAGCGCGACTTTCGCTCATGGACGACGGGGCAGGCCAACCAGATCGGACCGTTCACGGTCACACCGTATCTGACCGACCACTCAGCGTTTGATGCGCACATGCTGCTGATCGAAGCGGCGGGCAAACGCGTGCTCTACTCTGGGGATTTTCGAACACACGGTCGCAAGTCGAAGCTGGTCGAGCGTTTGATGGGGTCGCCGCCTCCCGATATTGACGTGCTGCTTATGGAAGGCACCAACCTCGGTAGCGACAAACAGTGCATGACCGAGACCGACCTCGAAGACGACTACGTCGCGCTGTTTCGGGCGACCAAGGGGAGGGTGTTTGTCGCGTGGTCTGCGCAAAACATCGACCGCACGGTGACGCTCTATCGCGCGTGTCTGAAGACCAAACGCACGCTGGTCATCGACCTCTACACGGCTGAGGTGCTCGACGCGCTCGCGGCGCATGGGCGACTGCCGCAACCGGATTGGTCATCGATCAAAGTGGTCATCACCAGCGCGTTCTCGCGTCTCTACAAGCGCAAGGGCGAAGAGGTGTTCGTGACGCGCATGGCAGGCAACGGCATCTCGGCCAAGGCTCTCGCGGCATCACCTGAGAAATGGGTGATCATGGTGCGACCGTCGCTGATCAAAGACTACGAACCAGCTGGGGTCTCACCGACCGCCGACGATGCGTGGAGCTACGCGATGTGGCGCGGTTATCTCAAGAACGAAGACGGCCAACGGCTACAGAACTGGTTCGACCAGGGAGGCGCGGCCGCCAAACATCTGCACACCAGCGGTCATGCGTCACCGTCTGATCTGCGTGCGTTTGCCAACGCGATGAAACCGAAGACGATGGTGCCGATACACGGGGTTGCGTGGGACACCGACGTTGAGGGGTTTCCGCCGATTACGCGTCTTGTCGACGGTCAACCGCTCGAGCTTTGA
- a CDS encoding TonB-dependent receptor translates to MTNTRSRADWLSGSAVAALAIGLMALPSAGWAQDASEPGITIDEVVVTGSRIQRRDADAVGPLLTLTAEDIRNSGAVSVGDLLQRLPSAGVSLNSNGTQGTSYGASSINLRYLGGAEGSGNRVLVLVDGHRWVDGVGQRGFRDFVDLNTIPLGMIEGIEVLKDGASAIYGADAIAGVVNVQTIRDFDGVRLSSRTGITSEGDGEQYSATANFGRRFNSSAVILSASYAREDAILTSDRELTTLSLVPLTSPGTSPRGLFVLPGLSNNAYFGTATGFGSSTTPATAVGLGTYGVGSLADDSFRTAALPTDFYNTQAQGIYSAGPSERYGVYGRFRSQLSDTVSVQLEGLYNRRQSNQLFSPVLLDIGGTSGTIRGFSLANNHPFNPFGTANGVPIANALTFASTQAWRVRKVLTDLGNRDNIQDVETYRLAAGLEGTFNAIGRDWSWDAFASWSKNEIQSSALNGVNYENLFRGLGNPANCLVSAGCVPINLFGPMTSEMADYIRFTTREFNSTEIFDVTYNITGDLFELPAGPLSVAAGYEYRKNKATDRPDVYANSAPVLLSSLYTTTTAQTRVPTVGEYSLHEGYVELAIPVFADMLLAHRLDVSLAARYSSYDTVGDATTFKAGVGWRPVEDLLIRGTYSQGFRAPSILELFQGGREVSVQAIDPCNGGAAARPTLPTLPGCAGIPANYNQANFNLNGLIPGVTSGNTQLEPETADTFSAGFAFQPSAIPGLTLTTDWYDITISDAIASQAAAQILGLCAARAGTFCDLVERDPATGAVTRLTQGAQNLSEIRTSGIDATLRYEFTTDIGRFAAVLDTSYLEEFTTVSPDPTGGPDILDERAGKGDRARSTYPHWKGQSSLRWSDGPWMALWRGRYIGETTDIVNTVKDATTDAIFYQDLEGSYSFDQYDATVTVGVSNLFDEQPPASYANAPINYDIYTYDARGRSVYVRVGLQF, encoded by the coding sequence ATGACCAATACACGCAGCAGGGCCGACTGGCTCTCGGGCAGCGCCGTCGCGGCCCTCGCAATCGGCCTGATGGCCCTGCCATCGGCCGGGTGGGCCCAGGACGCCTCCGAACCGGGCATAACCATCGACGAGGTCGTGGTCACCGGCTCGCGGATCCAGCGCCGTGACGCCGATGCGGTCGGTCCCCTCCTGACCCTCACGGCCGAAGACATCCGAAACTCGGGCGCTGTTTCGGTCGGAGACCTTCTCCAGCGCCTGCCGTCGGCGGGCGTCAGTTTGAACAGCAACGGCACCCAGGGCACGTCCTACGGGGCCTCATCGATCAACCTCCGCTACCTCGGCGGTGCCGAGGGCAGTGGCAACCGCGTCCTCGTCCTCGTCGACGGACATCGGTGGGTCGACGGCGTTGGCCAGCGGGGCTTCCGCGACTTTGTCGATCTCAACACTATTCCGCTCGGCATGATCGAAGGCATTGAGGTCCTGAAGGACGGTGCCTCTGCCATCTATGGAGCCGATGCGATCGCCGGCGTCGTCAACGTGCAGACCATCCGGGACTTTGACGGGGTGCGGCTGTCGTCCCGAACCGGCATCACCTCGGAGGGCGATGGCGAACAGTACTCAGCCACGGCCAATTTCGGACGCCGCTTCAACAGCAGCGCGGTGATCCTGTCCGCCAGCTACGCCCGTGAAGACGCGATCCTGACCTCCGACCGGGAACTGACGACGCTCAGCCTGGTGCCCCTGACTTCACCCGGCACCAGCCCCCGGGGGCTGTTCGTCCTGCCGGGGCTGTCCAACAATGCCTACTTCGGAACGGCTACGGGCTTTGGCTCCAGCACCACGCCGGCAACAGCGGTGGGGCTTGGCACCTACGGCGTCGGTAGCCTCGCCGACGACAGCTTCCGAACCGCGGCCCTGCCGACCGACTTCTACAATACCCAGGCCCAAGGCATCTATTCGGCGGGACCGAGCGAGCGCTACGGTGTCTACGGCCGGTTCCGGTCGCAGCTGTCCGACACTGTCTCGGTCCAGCTGGAAGGCCTTTACAACCGACGCCAGTCAAACCAGCTCTTCTCCCCGGTACTGCTCGACATCGGCGGGACCTCGGGAACGATCCGGGGCTTCTCACTGGCCAACAACCATCCGTTCAATCCTTTCGGCACGGCAAACGGCGTGCCGATCGCCAATGCCCTGACGTTCGCTTCAACCCAAGCCTGGCGGGTCCGCAAGGTCCTGACCGACCTCGGCAACCGTGACAACATTCAGGACGTTGAAACCTACCGTCTCGCCGCCGGCCTTGAGGGAACATTCAATGCCATCGGTCGCGACTGGTCCTGGGACGCCTTCGCCAGCTGGTCCAAGAACGAGATCCAGTCCTCGGCGCTGAACGGGGTCAACTACGAGAACCTGTTCCGGGGCCTTGGCAACCCAGCCAACTGCCTGGTGTCGGCCGGTTGTGTACCGATCAATCTGTTCGGGCCAATGACGTCGGAAATGGCGGACTACATCCGCTTCACCACTCGGGAATTCAACTCAACCGAGATATTCGACGTGACCTACAATATCACCGGCGACCTGTTCGAGCTTCCTGCCGGCCCCCTGTCGGTCGCGGCGGGCTACGAGTACCGCAAAAACAAGGCGACAGACCGTCCTGACGTCTATGCGAACTCGGCGCCTGTGCTGTTGTCGAGCCTCTATACGACGACGACCGCCCAGACCCGCGTGCCGACCGTTGGCGAGTATTCGCTGCACGAGGGCTACGTCGAACTGGCCATCCCGGTGTTCGCGGACATGCTGCTGGCCCACCGCCTCGATGTCAGCCTGGCTGCGCGCTACTCCAGCTATGACACCGTCGGCGATGCCACGACCTTCAAGGCGGGCGTGGGCTGGCGTCCGGTCGAGGACCTGCTGATCCGGGGGACCTATTCGCAAGGCTTCCGCGCGCCCTCGATCCTTGAACTGTTCCAGGGCGGCCGCGAAGTCAGCGTGCAGGCGATCGACCCCTGCAACGGCGGCGCGGCGGCCCGGCCGACCCTGCCGACCCTGCCGGGCTGTGCCGGCATCCCGGCCAACTACAACCAGGCCAACTTCAACCTGAACGGTCTGATTCCCGGAGTGACTTCAGGCAACACCCAGCTCGAGCCCGAGACCGCGGATACCTTCAGTGCCGGCTTCGCCTTCCAGCCCAGCGCCATTCCCGGGCTGACGCTGACAACCGATTGGTACGACATCACCATAAGTGACGCGATCGCCTCCCAGGCCGCAGCCCAGATTCTCGGCCTTTGCGCGGCCCGAGCCGGGACCTTCTGCGATCTGGTCGAGCGCGATCCGGCGACCGGTGCGGTCACGCGCTTGACCCAAGGTGCCCAGAACCTTTCGGAGATCCGGACGTCGGGCATAGACGCCACGCTGCGCTATGAGTTTACGACCGACATCGGTCGGTTCGCTGCCGTGCTCGACACCTCCTATCTGGAGGAATTCACCACCGTAAGCCCCGACCCCACCGGTGGGCCGGACATCCTCGACGAACGCGCCGGCAAGGGCGACCGCGCCCGCTCCACCTATCCGCACTGGAAGGGCCAGAGCTCACTGCGCTGGAGCGACGGTCCGTGGATGGCGCTCTGGAGAGGGCGCTACATCGGCGAGACCACAGACATCGTGAACACAGTGAAGGACGCGACGACCGACGCCATCTTCTATCAGGATCTGGAAGGCAGCTATTCGTTCGACCAGTACGACGCCACGGTCACGGTCGGGGTCAGCAACCTGTTCGACGAACAGCCACCAGCCTCCTATGCCAATGCGCCGATCAACTACGACATCTACACCTATGACGCCCGCGGTCGCAGCGTCTATGTTCGCGTCGGACTTCAGTTCTAG